The Oryzias latipes chromosome 16, ASM223467v1 genome includes a region encoding these proteins:
- the LOC111948936 gene encoding succinate dehydrogenase [ubiquinone] flavoprotein subunit, mitochondrial-like, with protein MPLSGTQWSTYVTAYYRNSVEYNREITDFKITRALVFRKHQAGWKNVVSRSITIEIREGRGVGPEKDHVYLQLHHLPPQQLAARLPGISETAMIFAGVDVTKEPIPVLPTVHYNMGGIPTNYKGQVIDYTDGKDKVVPGLYACGEAACASVHGANRLGANSLLDLVVFGRACALTIASEHKPGKLCSLFTVYLILSLHE; from the exons ATGCCACTATCTGGCACTCAGTGGTCAACATACGTTACTGCATACTATCGCAACAGTG TTGAATACAATAGAGAAATTACTGATTTCAAGATCACCAGAGCTCTCGTATTCAGAAAACATCAGGCAGGTTGGAAAAACGTGGTGTCCCGCTCCATTACCATAGAGATCAGGGAGGGCAG gggTGTCGGTCCAGAGAAGGACCACGTGTACTTGCAGCTTCATCATCTGCCTCCTCAGCAGCTGGCCGCAAGGCTGCCCGGGATCTCGGAGACGGCAATGATCTTTGCTGGAGTTGACGTCACCAAAGAACCCATCCCCGTCCTGCCCACAGTCCACTACAACATGGGAGGAATCCCCACAAACTACAAAGGACAG GTAATCGATTACACAGATGGTAAGGACAAAGTGGTGCCTGGACTTTACGCCTGCGGTGAGGCAGCTTGTGCGAGCGTCCATGGGGCCAACAGGCTGGGTGCTAACTCCCTGCTGGACTTGGTTGTCTTCGGGAGAGCCTGTGCCCTCACTATAGCTAGTGAGCACAAACCTGGTAAGCTCTGTTCACTGTTCAcggtttatttaattctttcatTGCACGAATAG
- the LOC105355903 gene encoding proline-rich transmembrane protein 1-like, which yields MDLNKSASAPPVEWNDEKMPMVHNLLPPPYQDMPHQGPSPSGHPPPQAFGYPAQYAGAGYHQQPGFMNQQPPAQPGIVTVQPTVYVTQAPLGNPVSDYMCYSIFTMLCCCLPLGIAALIYSINAREANISGNRVRAESNSRTAKTLNHVALGIGLVLIIAYIAVINS from the exons ATGGATTTGAACAAGTCTGCCAGCGCTCCTCCAGTAGAATGGAACGACGAGAAGATGCCGATGGTTCACAACCTGCTTCCTCCACCTTACCAGGACATGCCTCACCAGGGACCCTCACCGTCAGGACACCCACCACCACAG GCGTTTGGGTATCCAGCACAGTATGCGGGTGCAGGATACCATCAGCAACCGGGTTTCATGAACCAACAGCCCCCAGCTCAGCCTGGCATTGTCACTGTCCAGCCCACTGTTTACGTGACTCAAGCTCCTCTGGGGAACCCAGTGAGCGATTACATGTGCTACTCAATCTTCACCATGCTCTGCTGCTGTCTACCACTTGGAATTGCTGCGCTCATCTACTCCATTAAT GCCCGTGAAGCGAACATTTCTGGGAACCGAGTGAGGGCAGAGAGTAACAGCAGAACAGCCAAGACACTGAACCACGTGGCTCTGGGAATTGGGCTTGTCTTGATAATTGCCTATATTGCAGTCATCAATTCCTGA